One stretch of Castor canadensis chromosome 14, mCasCan1.hap1v2, whole genome shotgun sequence DNA includes these proteins:
- the LOC109695623 gene encoding large ribosomal subunit protein bL34m: protein MTFKAGSLLGPFGRSAALLGGRWLQPRLWLGLPDACGLGAPQQARGKARGNEYQPSNVKRKHKHGWVRRLSTAAGVQVVLRRMLKGRKSLTH, encoded by the exons ATGACTTTCAAGGCCGGATCCCTGTTGGGGCCCTTCGGTAGATCGGCGGCGCTGTTGGGGGGCAG GTGGCTGCAGCCCCGGCTCTGGCTGGGGCTCCCGGACGCCTGCGGCCTCGGCGCTCCGCAGCAGGCCCGCGGCAAGGCCCGCGGGAACGAGTACCAGCCGAGCAACGTGAAGCGCAAGCACAAGCACGGCTGGGTCCGGCGCCTGAGCACGGCGGCCGGCGTCCAGGTCGTCCTGCGCCGCATGCTCAAGGGCCGCAAGTCCCTGACCCACTGA